The sequence below is a genomic window from Euwallacea similis isolate ESF13 chromosome 1, ESF131.1, whole genome shotgun sequence.
cctgaattttatttacaaaataaatatgccGTGGCGGAGTGAACTTGACTTCGCAATTTACTGCTCTAACTAAACTAAATACGTACGAACATAAATCTTCGGATGTATAGAAAAAAACTAggtaaaataaagataaaagtAACTTAAGAGTACGTTCGccttaaaaaatgataaattatcaTGTTTCGACTAGATTATGTTTCAGTTAGTGATGTTTGTATTGGTAAGTTTCCAGCAATTTTAATACACCCCTTACAACATGGTATCAAATAGATCTTCATTAACGTAAATTAGATGCTAGCCTGTATTTTTATCTTGTTATCATCATATGCTGCTAAAGCCCTTTATTACACTTTTACACTGCATGTCCCATATGTTGTGATTAAAATGGTTTCCATTACGTTCCATTGGCGGagagtttcattttttttcgtatGATCTAAAATGTGCTCTACTGTAAACGTCACTGAAGAAGCTCCACCCTTATTAACGCTTATTAAGCGGCCTTGTTGAAAAGGAGCCACCCCAAGGGGTGACAACCCCAATGTATGGTTAGtagacaataaaattattttatattggaCCCGTTACTTTTGTGCTTGCACAGATAATGTTCTGAAAAGATTTAATTGTATTCTATTgtgctttaaaaatatgtttgaatATATAATAAGCGGAGATGTGCCACTATGGGTTGTGGTTAAAGTTGGTAGGTCGCAGGAGATCTGCATGGTACACCTTGATATTTTAAGAACATTTCTGCATTTCCGCAAATTTCCTAACCGACCATCAGTCCTTCGTTAACATCCGTGAAATGTCGgcaagaaaataaatgatgCGAACATGCCCTTAGGACTATAAAAGGGATAGTATAGTACTCCAAGAGTGTATGATATATAACGAGGCCCAAAACGCAACCTTTTGTCACATCGCGCCATTGAGGATTGTATCAATAACTCAACTATAAACGGATTGGACACACTTACTTGTATTTGTACCCGCAATTAGAAACACTAGGTTGCAGTTTGGAGTACCAAGTAGGGGCCCATCTTATTGTGCTCACCGTGTATTTGGAAGGGGATTTGCCAGAGATGGACTCGGGAATTTGCCTCCTTAGAGCTTCATCAagatatcaattttttttttaaatttctggaCATTTGCATAAACTTGTTAACGTTGGACTTATAATCTGAGATTTTATACTCCCGTCTGTCCTTCTCAATATGCAACTCATCTTTGCCAATATCATCATTGCCCCTTAAAAACAAAGTCTTATAACcgaattaccatttttttgctttattcttcaaataatattacatCTTGATATTATTTGGGGATTTCTCTCTAGAGTTTGATTTGGTTGTTCTGGAAGAAGTAGGATTATTTCTCAGTACGGTCCTGAGGTTTTCGCTCTTATTGGCGGttgttaaacaaattttattgccTTTTTTGGGATTCACCccgaaaatttttttcaataattttccgGTGATTTTACGTTTGACTGATTTCGAGGACCAGGTGGACCCTCTTCGTGTACAAAAGTCTCGCGCTGTTATTGTTGCCCTTTTATTAGTTGATCGGATTTTTGTAAAAGAACCCGAAACTGATGAAGCGTCAGGCCGCCTGGCATTTGTATGTTTTTGTTGCCTGCTCTCGCTGGCCACTCATTTCGTCTATTTAGTTTCCacaaaaagcaaattatgaaggtaataaatttggaaaaatcagtCGGGCGCACGTAATCCCAACACGTGTATCGTTTGTCGAAAACATGATTAATTGGGTTGTATTTGTGCCTCTGCTATTTTTTCCGTAATCAAATCAACGTTGgtggaataatttaaaactttctaaatttctCAGTTAGCCTGGAACTTCGTATCCGAAAGCTTGATTAACGTTAAGCTGCTTGTTAATAAGCTTAACCGTTTTTCCCTCTAgagttattaaaattcaagtcAAACAACTTAACAGCTATCCCAGTGAAACGACGTTGATTATCCTGATATTTTGCTCTTGGCTATTTTTCTTCGATCACTGACCAGATTCGAAGTTTTAGATCGATTTTATCTCGAATTTAACTTTTGCAAACGTATTTAGTAGTTCATACGGCACGTTAATCATACTAGCGAAAAGTTTAAGTGAGAGACTTTAATCTTCTGGTTAAGGATACTTATTAAGAGATGtgctttaaataatttgagattAAAACGTTGAAATGAGCCACAGGAAGACTAGAAAGATTTTCGATAGAAAAAGGCTTTTAAATTGTATGAAGAACTTAAGAAAATATCCTAAAGAATTcacaatttttgagataatatTGATCATACTTTcaagaaattatttcttttatgaaaatttcaggttaattcagatATCACTGATCCTTAACTTGAAAAGACGGAATTTGCGAACAATCGCTAGAAAATACTCAAGAGTTATATACCGCGTTCACTACATacattcttaaaatattaatctcAAGTGCTATATTGAGGATCGCAAATAATGTTCATAGAAATTTGGATAAATGTCCCTCTTCGTTTAATGATTTTCGCTTTTTGAATtaaagattgaaaaaaatcctatatgTAATTTGCCTGGGTTCATTTTCAATGATGGACCTTAACAATCCGCATCATCAGTCTGGGTTTCAAGCATTTCCTGTGAAACATTCCCAATGCCTCTCTGATAAATATCGCAAACCTtttattcaaagaattttCATGGATCGAAGATTCGCTGAATGTGTATGAAAGGGAGAATAGGCGGCCTTCTTTGAGCCATTTCCTTATCTGCACCCTTTCATTGATTGGGAAAATGTATGCGTGATTGATATCTGAAGATATCAGAAATCACCGTTATTTTCAGCTAAATTACGCAGAAGTCAATCTGACGGAAGAAAGTCCATTAATGCTTATTGTATTGTCAAACTTTGGACGCAGCTGTTCTTATGTGCATCTCATTACTCAACGCCCCTAAACAActgatttttttcgtaatgTATTGCCGACAAAAAACTAGTAATTTATTACTACAATTTGCAACCTTTTTGTCAATTAGATACTACCTTTCTGGGTGAAAAATAATCCCAAAAAGTGGCGAAGAACCTTGATAAATTGGTGGCCATTTATTAAGGGTGGAAATGGAAAACCTTGCATGAGGGCTATTTTTATTCaccaaaatcaaatttcaccCTAAAGATATATTAACAAGGTATCAAAGCATTTGCCAATGATGATGTGACAAAACCTGACAAATTATTTTGCCGAGTCACACCGAACATCCAAAATTCATCAATAAACGTCGAGTGAACGAAGGGTTAACTCATGGGATGGAAAAGGGCTAATTTGCATAAGACTAACATGTAAACGTCAGATTTAATTGCTACCTGAAACGAATTTGATTCCCGATTGAAACGGGCGAGTCAAGGGTTTCCCCTTacagtaaaataataaagagcAATAAGGTGACAAAAGAATAGGGCCCGAGATATAATTAAGAAGGGCTTCTGTGCAAACACGTCTCGTAAATCAAGGGCCGCACAAAAAAGCGTGTCTAATGCATTCAAAGTAATTGTCGGATTGTTGTTTTTAAGTTTGGGTtgtaaattacaattaaagGCTTTAGGGaaacgtaaatatttaattaggaAGGAACAGGAACGTGCAGAttggttaaaaaaacaatcattgGGGAACTTTTAAGAACGTCCAGGAGACATTAGTGGGCTCGACTGAGCCGATTTTCCCGGTGGTCGTAGTCGCACTTAAGAATCCAGAGCaactgaaaataatgcatAGAAAGTTGTCGATTTGGGTCTCTTAAATAAATGAGGACAAAATTAGGAAACCAAATATTGATATTCTTGATGGAATAGTGAATAGACAGTTAATTATCACATTCTCTTGACGATGTAACAAatcaagttttatttattattataatactcCTTTTATAAAGTTAAAGCTGGGTATTCAGGGGATATTATTTAAAGTCGAGAATCAAATGGAGGGAATTCAAATAAGCAGAGACATGAACTAACTATCCTTTCAGGTCATATTTGACCTTACTAAAAGCAAACTCTCTTTTCAGCCATCCAACCAAATCAGCATTTATAACTAGCTCGTTCTGCTCGCTTATCATTATGCATATGTTGTACGCCCTTTATCCAGTCACCCCACGCGCCATAATAGATTAATCACCCCAAGAAACAGCCAATATTACACCACTTTATTAGGTCATTAATTGTGCCCCTGGGGacatataaaatttgctgACTATGCGCTGCGAATTTTAGTAATGTTTGTTAGTCATTAGGTTGATTATAGGGACGCTTCTTTTCAATATAAACTGAACATCAATGAAGAATTTCTATCAACCCAGCAACTTCCATCTTCTCAATTTAATCAGTAAGGTAATTGTATATTCGGTCCATGaactttttctttcagttgtttgtttcatttacGATCGGTGAAAGGTTAAAGAAACTTTCGGCCCCTGGCGAAACGGTCagtttatatttatatgtcCGAGAGGCGACATCTTTTTCTCTCTTCTAAGATTAATTCATTTCCAGCTGCTCTAAAGGTTACTGACCTCCGTCCTATAAAAGTCAAGacgaattttttactttattcgTTCTTGAATTACGAATATATGTAAGTGTCAATCAACCACCACGGCAGAATTATTTTCCAGTAAATTTTCTTCACGAAACAACCAGTTTTGTTGGCCAGTACACCATTCATCATATTGTCGAGAATCTAGAGCTTTCAAAATTGTTCGAATTACTTTCGCCATGCTATCAAGAATTCtcattttttctgtaaattaatTCGTAGACACACAATTAATTAAGgcatattttagttttaacttCCAGCTGCTTCTCTACATGCAAGATCTCTTTCCAGTTCTAAAACCATCAATCTCCTTGTATTCTAATCCAACAAATACATCTGAAAACTCCGTGTGACTACCCAATTCCGTAGAGTAACTAGTAAAATCCCAGTACAGACgatataataaatttcctgAATAATAAATTGCGAAAAATACTCGACACGACATTGATCTGTCTGCCGGATGGAAAATGTTCTTGtatggaaataaattatacacAGCGATAGAAGTGGAAATCGGATTTATAAATGGAAATGTGgcgttttatttcaaaattgtattGGTAACTCTATGATCGATAAAAGTAACATCACATATGGGTATCAAAAAGTTacatgattttattttgatttataccGAATTGAACTGTAGTTCAATTCGGTTTACTTAAATCATTTCAGGTTTCAGGCGTCTGTGACTTTCCCACAGATGTAAGAGAAATATACGAGGAGACATCAACAAAGTAAATTGTGCAACATTTATTCACACAGTAAATTATCCAATCAAATTGACTAGTAAATTAACTCATTAGACCCAATTAAATTACACTATAGTCGAATGCTCATGGCTgaatagaattaaaattgcCACAGAGTTGAATTTTGGGTTTGCAAATAAAGCATTAATTTAAAGCCTCTGctgttggaaaattttgatttatactgaaacaaaatttatttttggtattGCTGAATAATCtggaaaatgtaacaaataGTGATgtacaacaaaaatattaaagatataCATGAAACTGAGTTTTAGTAAACTTTTGGCTTAATCTGCACTGAAACTCCTTAATTTAATGGTCTCATCGCAATAAACTTGAAAGCTCTCTTGTTGGCAAAAGCTGTAATTTCTGAGATTATACTGTTGCGCTGAAAACTAAAAAGTATCCAATGGTGGAACTGCGTATTTGCCATATAAATTGTTCCAAAACATAAAGGCTTCTGTTTTAGGTAAACCGGTTTGCATGCTTAAATTTTGGTCGATTTTCAAATACCTAAAAGTCTGGTCAATTGGGAACCAAGTGGTATTCTGTAGCAGTTCCTGGTTTGCTCCCTCAGGGGTAGGATTTCTGTTTTGGCAATTTAGGTAAAAGTGGTATAAATTAGCTATTATTAGCTCACAAATATTTGGCGAAATTAGTCCATAATTCCATTATCCTAAAATGCACCGTTTGATCAGTTTGGTTAAATTTCGACAGATCTGAATTGTCAGGAATGTCCTCGCTGTATGATCTGCTAAAGATGTAGTTTAAGTCTTCAGAGTGAGCCACCTTTCCTATCCCTACGTTACCttaaaatattagatatttaaaaaaaataaaaacatcacTTACCGGGTACCGCATAGGGGTTATTGCCCATTTTGCCACTATAAGAAAATTGGTAGAAATAAACAGTACTAAATGCTGCCATCAAAGAGGCTAGTTTGATGTTCCCCTTTTCCAAATCGTGCACACTATGATGCTAACAAAGAAAATCAACTTAACAGTAGTGCCCTAATACGTACTAACCTTTATAAGCTTAGCGGGATTTTTGGTAAATCTACCAAAATATCCCAAAATCTCTCCTCCAACTGAGTCTTTTAAAGTAGAATTAGAAGTTATGTTCATGTCAAAAGGGACTAATATTGAAGGGTCTGAGTCGTAGGCGTTCCACAAGAAGGATAGATctaagaaatataattaaaaaaaatcaatacttAAAATGTCATAGTCACCTCCTAATCTCAAAAGGGCTAATGATTCTTCATcagtatttccaattaaaattggGACTTTGTTGTATTCTCCATTTAAGACTGATTGGTATTGCAATTTGGTCAAAAACGCCCCATCATGACACACCTCTTTAGTTACTGAGTAAAAAAATCCTTTGGAAAGTTGATAAGTAGCCGGAGTTTCctaaagaacaaaataaaatttgatatacaaaaatgttaaaaacatACAGTTTCAGAAGTTAATGTAGAGGCGGCTTTACAGATCTTTGATGCTGGTAAACTTTGCAAATATTCCAGAATTTCAGTCGAATTGGTAGAATTGAATTCAGGGTCTAATAATTTGATGGTTTTGTATGTGTAGTCGGTTTGGTTTCGTTGGTAGGCCATTGGAGATAAAGAAGAACCACTCTGCAAGATTGCAGCGCGATAGAGACCTAATTCAAAGAAAGTTTCAATAGGTGATAATTACTTAAGGGAATTTAGACCTTTAGATAAAGGGCTCAGCAAATGATAACCCACTGAAGATCCTCCGGAGCTCTGTCCAAATATTGTGACCTTCTCAGGGTCTCCTCCAAAATATTCTATGTTTTTTTGAACCCATTTCAATGCCAAAACTTGATCTTTCAAACCGAAATTACCAGGAATTATTTCATCCCCAGTAGATAAAAACCCTATGATTGAGAATTTTTTGGTAGGTGTCTGTTAATTTagcttttttgtatttaccaAAAGCCCCTAAGCGGTAATTTAGGGTCACAAGGATCACATTAGAGTCCATGAAAAATTTAGGGCCAAATCCACCAAAACTCATATATCCGGAGCCTGATAAAAAACCGCCCCCGTGGATCCAAACTAAGACTGCAAGATCGGGTGCGAACGAGGTCAAGTTCTGTTAGAAAGAAAgtgtaattaatttattaagggATGAAAGACAGTTTTATACCTTAGGGGTGAACACATTGAGGAAGAGGCAATCTTCGCTTTCAAGATCGCTATTTCTGGCCATTTGAtagcatatatttttttccgtAGTAGCATCATAAGTGTGATCCCAAGGTTTTATAGGTTCAGGTGGCTAGaaggcatttaaaaaatagttttaggGAAACTCCGGGTGATGGTAAAAAGTACCTACTTTATATCGAAGAGACCCAATGGGAGGCTCTGCATACCTAAGGGCCAAGAAACTATGGAACTGCGTACCATTCAGGGTTGTATTGGTGAGTCCTTCGACTTTTCCGCTAGGAAGATCTACTACTATTGCACTTACCACCTGAAGATTCacatttaatgcattttccatataaaaaactaattattatagAAAACACTTACAGTTAGGAGGTAAATGACAGTAATTTCGAAGACTTGCAACATATTGCGGTTTTAAGCGCGCAGGTTTGGTCGAAACTGGGATTTTTATCATGTAGATCACGTACTGTAGATTTAAAGTTGAATATAAAACGAAAACACTGGGATTTCCTTAGATTAGATTGCGCTTAGTAAAGGTATTGATTAATTTCATTGAATCATCTTTCACTAACAGTACATGTTTAAAAGGATTGCGAACAATGCAGAAATTGTTATGCTTCACATCTCTAACGATATGcgttaaaaaatcttgaagcTCAATTGATTTTGTGACTTTTTGGCAACGTTGCATGTGGAGCCCGAATGAAATAGCGGAGTGAAATTGCgcaaccctgtatacattTATGTGCATTACATAGAACAACGTTGCCATTTTAGTGTTGACTTATTCCATGAGAATTCCTACactaagattttttattgttaagtGTTTTAATCGCTTGTTTACGTTAAGTTAGAtcacataaaatttccaaagaagAATGATAGCAatgagataaaaattttactgttaATAAGTCACAATCACTGGGATTTCCTTAGACAAGATTGAGTTTTCTGAGGTTTACACGGTTTATATGCTCGATATGCAAATATCATACATGGTTGCCACATtgatatttatactttttttgatgatttattGATAGTAATATATTTCAATTGAATTCCAATATTacgactttttttaatatctagaTAACCTATAACATGAAATTGCtaataaaagatgaaaaatgaaCCAAAGAGCAACAATTTCACTAATGAATTTAAGGAAGACGTCTGCAATTaacatgttttaaaatacGTCCCAGAGGACCTTTCAGCAACGCATAAATTACTCCCTACGAAATGTTCCCTCCGATTAAATTTCCctttgaaaatgaaagaattagcaattgtaattttatgttgACACcaagaaaacttaatttgcGTGATTGTATCAGTCGAATTTGGTGTAAAAGACGAAAGAGAATCATCATCAATTTGTGGTTTCGGAGTCGAAAAGATCTAGTGCTGTTAAAGCACAATAAAGAGTAACGGTAAGAGAAATAGATGGAATCTCCCTGGAAAGGGTAGTAAATTTATAGGCGAGCGTGATTAGGATTTTCCAGTAGTTTTGCAGGGGTGATAAATTAACGCCTATAAAGATTGATTTTTAAGGTATACTTTTGATGACgaaactaaaatttgaataaaacattttcgaagGGTCTTAATATTATGCAGTTCCCTGTTTATTTCCAAAGGATTTTAACCCGTtagaattcaattttaaattctaatttaattccCTTGTCAGCGATAATGCACCTTTTCAATGTGTCTGAAGGCTTAATTTCCCGGAGGCAACTCAATAATCCGGAaatattagaatatttttaaaagtaaatgacATGATTTTTTAGGCGGAGTTTTTTCCCGAATTAGTCACAAATGCCGGAATTGAGGTAATAGCTGCATCTGCCTCAAAGCCCTtggattttataattttattaggtatttgtattgaatttaattaattttccggTTCTCgacaaatttttcatgaataaGTTTGACTGAACGAACTAGTATTgaatcttttttaaatttccaaagagTTTGTCATGGAAAATTTCGAGGGTTCATGGAAAGCGTTGTCAAACGTGGAGCTTGATGTGGATTGAATTAAACACAAAGGGTTCTTGCCTACATAAAGGTAGAATAAAAGGGTTTCCCCAAAGGGGAGTGTTAACGATGTCAATGCCGACggagttaatttaaattggaacTGGTTTGTTGGCATCGTGATTTACTGATGTAAAGGGTAAATTCGTTTGATGAAGATTCGGACAGACATTGAGAAATGCTCCTCTTTTCATTTGGTGTGCAGGAAAAAACAATAGGGTTGGGAGTTTAAGCCCCCAACGAACAGGGATAATACATTTGCGCATcccaagaaaaaaaagaaagccAGAGATATTTCTGCGAAATTTATATTGTATATGCGAAAACAATGTGCtgactttattaaaaaagaggTGAGAGAAAAAGCCATTTTCCAGAGATAAAATTCCTTTGTTGTCTACGCTTTAAATGCTAATATTATAGCCACCACATTTTCGATATTAATACCAGCAAAATTCgttcttttaatttctgaaTGTGGCAGTTTCTAGGTAATTCTGCTGGTGTTTATTTGGCCGAAACCTGACCGagctaaaataaaacaactccCTTATTTGGATCGACCCACGTAACGTGTCAGAACCAAAAACTCCCACAACATTCAATCCCCTTATTTCTGCCGTGAATCCTGCTGGCTACGTCTGAAATTTGTATTAACCGTATGGGAATTGTCGGGTATTTTATTCTGGTGGAGTGGCAAATGCAAGCACTTCTCACATAACATCCCTCagcactttaaaaatataaaagaagaGAAATCCAAACTCAACCACCCGTCGTTATTTGAAACTTAACCGTCAAGATTAGCCCGTGGCGGTTTTATCACTGCGCCCATTAATTCAGCAGAACATTTAAACCGAAATAACACACCTCTAAAAACAAGATTAAGGTATTTACGTCTGATGAAATTAGCGCCAATTTATcattcagagatatttactCCCAACCTGGGTTGGAACGTAAGGGTAATTGAatactttttatcttttaaatgaaaaacgtGGCTCGATAAAGCGAAAGGAAACGAAAATACCTGAGCATTGTGGTGAAAATCAGGGCCATTAAGGGGTCGTCAGAGACCTTTGAGGGTTAAATTTTGGTTATGAAATAAGTACAATTGCTTTATTGTGTAGGGTGAATAAGGCTGggaattttcgaatttcaacATTGATGCGCCTAAATTTAGTGGCCCAGGTAAGTGCCCAGAAATTGATCACAGATCGACCTAAACGTACAAAGAAGATAAAAAGGGAATACTTAAAAGCAGGTTGCTTCATCCCACAGATAGATGAAACGtatgagtttttaaatttcaatattgattcatttaaaaaaaaaaattaatttcatgtaTATTGTGtgatctatttaaattaatcataaaTTGAGACATTCGAACTTATAAAGAGGAAACAAGAGCAAAGATTCAGAAATAAATGGAATTGATTTATTGTGGAGATCGATTAAGGCTAGgaattttgaaacttaaatattaatttacacGTCGAtgccataaattttctatgttaTGGAGGTACACTTTGCACAGCAGGTTACTTTATTCCACAAAGGAATAAAAGGAAGGAGTTTTTCCAATCTCAGTATCGATTCATGTCATAGAGCGAggaattttgtgtttttgtgCAAGGTAGAGATTCAGGATAAATGAACTAATTATAGGTATCTTTAATTTACAGACGGATGAAGGACAGGAGttcagaaatttcattattgatGCCGTACTAAATAGTAATGATTTCAtttatattgtataaaaaagttgtccAAATATTGACTACCAGCAACTGACCTGAGCCTAGAAAGAGGAAACAGaggtattattaaaaaaataaatgaaattattgcttttttgcCCAGAACGAAGAAGGATATGATAATTCTAATGCTCGaacatgatatttttttgaaattcctttaaaattacaatCTCATCTATAATGACTAACGAAGACCCACTAAcgaataaagaaaaatcttctTACATTCTCTTTTAGTCCCtacttc
It includes:
- the LOC136408885 gene encoding esterase FE4-like yields the protein MLQVFEITVIYLLTVVSAIVVDLPSGKVEGLTNTTLNGTQFHSFLALRYAEPPIGSLRYKPPEPIKPWDHTYDATTEKNICYQMARNSDLESEDCLFLNVFTPKNLTSFAPDLAVLVWIHGGGFLSGSGYMSFGGFGPKFFMDSNVILVTLNYRLGAFGFLSTGDEIIPGNFGLKDQVLALKWVQKNIEYFGGDPEKVTIFGQSSGGSSVGYHLLSPLSKGLYRAAILQSGSSLSPMAYQRNQTDYTYKTIKLLDPEFNSTNSTEILEYLQSLPASKICKAASTLTSETETPATYQLSKGFFYSVTKEVCHDGAFLTKLQYQSVLNGEYNKVPILIGNTDEESLALLRLGDLSFLWNAYDSDPSILVPFDMNITSNSTLKDSVGGEILGYFGRFTKNPAKLIKHHSVHDLEKGNIKLASLMAAFSTVYFYQFSYSGKMGNNPYAVPGIGKVAHSEDLNYIFSRSYSEDIPDNSDLSKFNQTDQTVHFRIMELWTNFAKYLNPTPEGANQELLQNTTWFPIDQTFRYLKIDQNLSMQTGLPKTEAFMFWNNLYGKYAVPPLDTF